In a genomic window of Oncorhynchus nerka isolate Pitt River unplaced genomic scaffold, Oner_Uvic_2.0 unplaced_scaffold_1437, whole genome shotgun sequence:
- the hoxb2a gene encoding LOW QUALITY PROTEIN: homeobox protein Hox-B2a (The sequence of the model RefSeq protein was modified relative to this genomic sequence to represent the inferred CDS: inserted 1 base in 1 codon): MNFEFEREIGFINSQPSLAECLTSFPAVLESFQTSSIKDSTVIPPPFEHTIPSLSPCTSSQARPRSQKRTSNGLQLRTPQPQQGPAPPASAAGPLAHEFPWMKEKKSLKKGPKSGNATVASSSPSPASSGYATAGLESPTEAQGGLDNGSGSRRLRTAYTNTQLLELEKEFHFNKYLCRPRRVEIAALLDLTERQVKVWFQNRRMKHKRQTTHHREGQEGDPGGFEPLEGADASSPYSSQPLEASGSAASEXETCNSAASYTNSSDNNQPTPEEGQLSCQEPASVSDTTVRSTRFPTPTADNPATMGDGGASGPDHSFSEQQDASSLPDLNFFSADSCLQISDALSPSLQSSLDSPVDFSEADFDLFTSTLCTIDLQHLQF, translated from the exons ATGAATTTTGAATTTGAGAGGGAGATTGGGTTCATAAACAGCCAGCCTTCCCTTGCAGAGTGCCTGACGTCTTTTCCCGCTGTCCTGGAGTCATTTCAAACTTCATCAATCAAGGACTCGACAGTAATTCCTCCTCCTTTCGAGCACACCATCCCCAGCCTGAGTCCCTGCACAAGCAGCCAGGCGCGACCGAGGAGCCAAAAGCGAACCTCCAATGGCCTCCAGCTTCGGACGCCACAGCCGCAACAGGGCCCAGCCCCGCCGGCAAGTGCGGCTGGCCCGCTGGCACACGAGTTCCCCTGGATGAAAGAGAAGAAATCCTTGAAAAAGGGACCCAAATCTGGGAATGCCACGGtagcctcctcttctccctctcctgcatCCTCCGGGTACGCCACTGCAGGACTTGAATCACCGACAG AGGCGCAGGGTGGACTGGACAACGGCAGCGGATCCCGGAGGCTGAGGACTGCCTACACCAACACGCAGCTACTGGAGCTGGAGAAGGAGTTCCACTTCAACAAATATCTCTGTCGGCCCCGGCGGGTGGAAATAGCTGCCCTTCTGGATCTAACCGAGAGACAGGTCAAAGTGTGGTTCCAGAACCGGAGGATGAAGCACAAGCGGCAAACGACACACCACAGGGAAGGCCAAGAGGGCGACCCCGGTGGGTTCGAGCCCCTGGAAGGTGCTGATGCTTCCTCGCCTTACTCAAGCCAGCCACTGGAAGCCTCGGGCTCGGCTGCGTCTG GGGAGACGTGTAACTCGGCAGCCTCCTACACGAACAGCAGTGACAATAACCAGCCCACGCCTGAGGAGGGCCAGCTGAGCTGCCAGGAGCCCGCATCAGTCTCTGACACAACAGTGCGGTCGACCCGGTTCCCAACGCCCACTGCAGATAACCCCGCAACAATGGGCGACGGTGGCGCATCTGGCCCGGATCATTCGTTTTCAGAGCAGCAGGACGCCTCCTCCCTGCCCGATTTGAATTTCTTTTCTGCTGATTCCTGCCTCCAGATTTCTGACGCTTTATCGCCCAGCTTGCAGAGCTCACTCGACAGCCCGGTAGATTTCTCCGAGGCAGACTTTGACTTATTTACAAGCACACTTTGTACAATAGATTTACAACATTTACAGTTctaa